Proteins from a genomic interval of Ndongobacter massiliensis:
- the xdhB gene encoding xanthine dehydrogenase subunit XdhB, translating into MFDYERVYESRSIPEALEILSEKGPVVIINGGTDVLIRARENKYRGCSLLNIANIEELRGVFLNDNKDIVIKAGTTFTEIENNQIVREKLRFLADASGQVGSPQVRNVATIGGNLCNGAVSADSAPSLFVSNAKLVLEKKSGKRIVPIEEFYLGPGKTVLEQDELLTEIIIKQEDYEEYFGVYKKFGKRRAMEIATLSCAVSLALEDSGKKIRDFKIAFGVAAPTPVRCYKTEEKVNHSIIQPQLFEEIKNSVLDELKPRDSWRASKELRIQIIREFSVRATQEAITKGREVQCSK; encoded by the coding sequence ATGTTTGATTACGAAAGAGTCTATGAAAGTAGGAGCATTCCGGAAGCTTTAGAAATACTGAGCGAAAAAGGCCCTGTGGTTATCATCAATGGCGGCACGGATGTTTTGATTCGGGCGCGGGAGAATAAATATCGGGGATGTTCTTTACTGAATATTGCCAATATTGAAGAGCTCCGGGGCGTATTTCTCAATGACAACAAGGACATTGTGATTAAAGCGGGTACCACCTTCACGGAGATTGAGAACAATCAAATTGTTCGTGAAAAGCTGCGTTTTTTAGCCGATGCCAGCGGCCAAGTAGGTAGCCCGCAGGTAAGAAATGTTGCAACGATTGGCGGGAATCTTTGTAACGGGGCAGTAAGTGCAGATAGCGCACCTTCTTTGTTTGTATCCAATGCGAAATTGGTGCTGGAAAAGAAGTCCGGCAAGCGAATTGTCCCGATTGAAGAATTCTATTTGGGACCGGGAAAAACGGTTTTAGAACAAGATGAATTGCTTACAGAAATCATTATCAAACAGGAAGATTACGAGGAGTATTTTGGCGTTTATAAAAAATTCGGTAAAAGACGAGCTATGGAAATTGCAACTTTGAGTTGCGCTGTATCTCTTGCTTTGGAAGATTCGGGAAAGAAAATCAGAGATTTCAAAATTGCCTTTGGCGTGGCAGCTCCAACTCCTGTGCGCTGTTATAAAACGGAAGAAAAAGTGAATCATTCCATCATTCAGCCACAGCTCTTTGAGGAGATCAAAAATTCTGTTTTGGATGAATTGAAGCCGCGTGACAGTTGGCGGGCATCCAAGGAATTGCGAATTCAGATTATCAGGGAATTCAGCGTTCGGGCGACGCAAGAAGCAATTACGAAGGGGAGAGAGGTACAATGTTCAAAATAA
- the xdhA gene encoding xanthine dehydrogenase subunit XdhA, with amino-acid sequence MGVKDNVKRVDAVAKVTGQAKYTEDLVPFNALVVRLVHSTIANGIVKFVDIEEAKRVPGVELIVTCFDVPEKQYATCGHPHSIDPSHKDVANRNMLTKKVRYYGDEIAAVVAENKIAADRAIEKIRVEYEEFPVCITAKDCLNSPNVLHEAYDHNVLARMDFSIENSKLNFYSGAFSEDRMIKGADVEGSSFYSQVVQHVHIENICCFVYMEGGRYIVVSPNQAPHTLRHHIADAIGKPLSSIKVKKPYIGGGFGSKQDTFNEPLLCFLSEKLGGRCVYIAYDREETFVNSRIRHPMEIMTSIKVNDAGKITDRFVRIHSNAGAYGSNGHSVTAYAVTNFFAVYPALGKQIGESMSYFSNLPTSGAMRGYGIPQITFAVESQMDDIAYDKGWDPVQFRLDNIVQKGFFDPFDRFYVESNGLRECILKGAESIDWDNKEEEYRQFNAKSSNLKKGVGMAVFAYKTGVYPVQIETASSRLLLNEDGTLLIQTGATELGQGSDTVMTQMASSILTIPENKIGIVSMQDTDVSPHDAGAYASRQSYVSGGAVKKAALLLKEKILKYAAQLSNNRNELILEEEQVKEKDGKKLVMSIAEVALRMQYENSTEHDTQHITAEATFTARSNCFSYGASFVDLEVDLGLGLLNIKKIVATHDSGQILNKKLAEGQVRGGVIMGLGQAIGEELLFNETTGKPYNNNLLDYKIPTAMDIPNVEVHFIETWEPSGPFGNKSLGEPPIIAQSPAIRNAILHATGVKLNRLPLNPEYLVHEFKKNKLI; translated from the coding sequence ATGGGAGTAAAAGATAACGTAAAGCGTGTAGATGCTGTTGCGAAGGTAACGGGACAAGCAAAATATACGGAGGATTTAGTGCCCTTTAATGCTTTAGTGGTGCGGTTGGTACATAGTACCATAGCAAATGGCATTGTTAAGTTCGTTGACATTGAAGAGGCAAAACGTGTTCCGGGCGTTGAATTGATTGTAACTTGTTTTGATGTACCGGAAAAGCAGTATGCAACTTGCGGGCACCCTCATTCGATTGATCCGTCCCATAAGGATGTGGCAAATCGAAATATGTTAACGAAGAAAGTACGATACTACGGGGATGAAATCGCTGCTGTTGTTGCAGAAAACAAGATCGCCGCGGATCGTGCGATAGAAAAAATTCGGGTTGAGTATGAGGAATTTCCGGTCTGTATCACAGCAAAAGATTGCTTGAACAGTCCAAATGTTTTGCATGAGGCATATGACCATAATGTGCTCGCGCGGATGGATTTTTCGATTGAAAATAGTAAGCTGAATTTTTACAGCGGTGCATTTTCAGAAGACCGTATGATTAAAGGTGCGGATGTAGAAGGGAGCAGCTTTTACTCGCAGGTTGTCCAACATGTCCATATAGAAAACATATGCTGTTTTGTCTATATGGAGGGGGGACGATATATTGTAGTAAGTCCGAATCAGGCGCCGCACACGTTGCGACATCATATTGCCGATGCAATCGGAAAGCCGTTGTCCAGCATAAAAGTGAAAAAGCCGTATATTGGCGGAGGCTTCGGAAGCAAACAAGATACATTTAATGAGCCCTTGCTTTGCTTTTTGTCTGAAAAACTGGGTGGGCGTTGTGTGTATATTGCCTATGATCGAGAGGAGACTTTTGTTAACTCCAGAATTCGACATCCGATGGAAATCATGACAAGCATCAAGGTCAATGACGCGGGAAAAATTACGGACCGCTTTGTTCGGATTCATTCCAACGCCGGAGCATATGGTTCCAACGGACATTCCGTTACCGCTTATGCCGTTACGAACTTCTTTGCGGTGTATCCTGCCTTGGGAAAACAAATTGGTGAATCGATGTCCTATTTCAGCAACCTTCCTACCTCAGGCGCTATGAGAGGCTACGGGATTCCTCAAATCACTTTTGCGGTCGAATCTCAGATGGATGACATTGCCTATGATAAGGGCTGGGATCCGGTTCAGTTCCGATTGGACAATATTGTTCAAAAAGGCTTTTTTGATCCTTTTGATCGGTTTTATGTGGAAAGCAACGGCTTGCGCGAGTGCATTTTAAAAGGTGCGGAGTCGATCGATTGGGACAATAAGGAGGAAGAATATAGACAATTCAATGCGAAATCCTCCAATCTGAAAAAAGGGGTGGGTATGGCTGTATTTGCTTATAAAACAGGCGTATACCCGGTGCAAATTGAAACCGCTTCTTCCCGACTTTTGCTCAACGAAGATGGGACTTTGCTGATACAAACAGGCGCTACCGAGCTGGGTCAGGGCTCGGACACTGTTATGACGCAAATGGCGTCATCGATTTTAACCATTCCGGAAAACAAAATCGGAATTGTTTCGATGCAAGATACGGATGTGTCGCCACATGATGCCGGAGCTTATGCGTCCAGGCAATCATATGTGTCTGGCGGTGCTGTAAAGAAAGCCGCTCTTCTGTTGAAAGAAAAGATTTTAAAATATGCTGCGCAACTTTCGAATAATCGCAACGAGCTTATTTTAGAAGAAGAGCAGGTCAAAGAAAAAGACGGAAAAAAACTTGTTATGTCCATTGCTGAGGTTGCGCTCCGGATGCAATATGAAAACAGCACCGAGCATGATACGCAACATATCACGGCAGAAGCAACCTTTACCGCTCGAAGCAATTGTTTCAGTTATGGCGCAAGTTTTGTCGACCTGGAAGTGGATCTCGGACTCGGATTGCTGAACATAAAGAAGATCGTTGCAACGCATGACAGCGGGCAAATTCTTAATAAAAAATTGGCAGAAGGTCAAGTGCGAGGCGGCGTCATTATGGGACTGGGCCAGGCAATCGGAGAAGAGTTGTTGTTTAATGAGACGACCGGCAAGCCATATAACAATAATTTATTGGACTATAAGATTCCGACGGCAATGGACATCCCGAATGTGGAAGTGCATTTCATTGAAACGTGGGAACCGTCAGGACCTTTCGGCAACAAATCTCTAGGCGAGCCGCCTATCATTGCGCAATCTCCGGCAATACGAAATGCCATTCTTCATGCGACAGGGGTAAAGCTAAACAGGCTACCTTTGAATCCTGAATATTTAGTTCATGAATTTAAGAAAAATAAGTTGATTTGA
- the xdhC gene encoding xanthine dehydrogenase subunit XdhC, whose product MFKIIQMNVNFKDVQLAVDDRESLLDTLRHRLNLTSVKKGCEVGECGACAALIDGKVVNTCTYLAVNADGKKILTVEGLRGEDGGLHPVQQAFVDEAAVQCGFCTPGFIMTALEIVSQDRDFTREEIMRLISGHLCRCTGYENIINAILKVNANRKAILENNLLYS is encoded by the coding sequence ATGTTCAAAATAATTCAAATGAATGTGAACTTTAAAGATGTACAATTGGCAGTGGATGATCGAGAAAGTTTATTGGATACTTTACGACATCGTTTGAATTTAACCAGCGTAAAAAAAGGTTGTGAGGTTGGTGAGTGCGGGGCATGTGCCGCTTTGATTGATGGAAAAGTTGTGAACACCTGTACCTATTTGGCGGTGAACGCGGATGGAAAGAAGATTTTAACGGTGGAAGGTTTGCGCGGGGAAGACGGCGGCTTACATCCGGTTCAACAGGCTTTTGTCGATGAGGCTGCTGTTCAATGCGGGTTTTGCACGCCCGGTTTTATCATGACGGCGCTGGAAATCGTCAGTCAGGACAGAGACTTTACCAGAGAGGAAATCATGAGGTTGATATCCGGCCACTTATGTCGGTGCACGGGGTATGAAAACATCATCAATGCGATTTTAAAAGTCAACGCGAATCGCAAGGCTATTCTCGAGAACAATTTATTGTACAGTTAG